A section of the Bifidobacterium sp. ESL0728 genome encodes:
- a CDS encoding ImmA/IrrE family metallo-endopeptidase, with protein sequence MSKALQIPFGRLVRTSVPKVHEDELVKFRTVNNAAVPLSKSLEDIIAKMRVRQTWAHDELMSLGFSGNTFVGSVDNTKNAKEIAQSIIQALQLPEHWTFDKSDRKRFNFLRDTLSKIGIMTMVDSKAATNEKLDIQEFRAFTLLDDIAPLIFINRNDSDKAMLFSLLHELTHIFIGAEELFNASEAEFDISDQERLINQTVMEIILGNSDFRKEWLKESETKSSRVEVAETFSSHYGLSTLSFLIKAKQDGLASERDIKEEYNQLAQPSLKQTKKKEGGDANVTNSFHLDSRFVSLVKQGIDSNSISYTDGFSLLGIKSERAYDGLLTKKGLDDDITIPA encoded by the coding sequence TTGAGTAAGGCTTTGCAGATTCCTTTTGGACGTCTGGTACGCACTTCTGTGCCCAAAGTACACGAAGATGAGCTCGTCAAGTTCAGAACGGTCAACAACGCCGCAGTGCCATTGAGCAAGAGCCTCGAAGACATCATCGCCAAAATGCGAGTCCGTCAGACTTGGGCACATGACGAATTGATGAGTCTTGGTTTTAGCGGTAATACATTCGTGGGTTCTGTTGACAATACAAAAAACGCCAAGGAAATCGCCCAATCCATTATTCAGGCGCTCCAATTACCTGAACATTGGACGTTCGATAAAAGCGATCGTAAGCGTTTCAATTTCTTAAGAGACACCCTTTCCAAAATTGGTATCATGACCATGGTCGATTCCAAAGCGGCAACGAACGAAAAACTTGACATCCAAGAATTCCGAGCTTTCACTCTTTTAGACGATATCGCTCCCCTCATTTTCATCAATCGCAATGACTCGGACAAAGCCATGCTGTTTTCTCTTTTGCACGAACTCACCCACATCTTCATTGGGGCCGAAGAGCTGTTCAACGCGTCCGAAGCCGAATTTGACATCTCCGATCAGGAACGTCTCATCAACCAAACTGTCATGGAAATCATTTTGGGTAATTCTGATTTCAGAAAGGAATGGCTCAAAGAATCGGAAACGAAATCTTCCAGAGTTGAAGTCGCTGAAACGTTTTCGAGTCACTATGGTTTAAGCACGTTGTCTTTCCTCATCAAAGCGAAGCAAGACGGATTGGCAAGCGAAAGAGACATCAAAGAGGAATACAACCAACTCGCACAACCTTCTTTAAAACAAACAAAAAAGAAAGAAGGCGGAGATGCGAACGTCACGAATTCCTTCCACTTGGATAGCAGATTCGTCAGTTTGGTAAAACAAGGAATAGATTCCAATTCCATTTCCTATACTGATGGTTTTTCTCTTCTCGGAATTAAATCTGAACGAGCGTACGACGGACTTCTAACAAAGAAAGGGCTGGATGATGACATCACAATTCCTGCTTGA
- a CDS encoding DUF4411 family protein, whose protein sequence is MMTSQFLLDSNIFIESHRLHHPFGFAEFHPFWKWLERLNKAKRIIMLDSVYAELTKRDSEKNLDELGTWVEATFTPPLSHHTDEIGALYVQIQDYLQDCQLYTPESYAQWEPLDKADPWLIAAAKTNNAIIVTNERAVHPTKNQKLKREPKIPDIAEEFHVKTMTLREFFDANGFLKRKPYPLQPSF, encoded by the coding sequence ATGATGACATCACAATTCCTGCTTGATTCAAATATTTTCATTGAATCCCATCGCCTCCATCACCCTTTCGGTTTCGCTGAATTCCATCCTTTCTGGAAATGGCTGGAACGCTTGAATAAGGCGAAGCGGATAATTATGCTCGATTCCGTTTACGCCGAATTGACGAAAAGGGACAGCGAAAAGAACCTCGACGAACTAGGCACATGGGTCGAAGCGACTTTCACTCCGCCTTTGTCTCATCACACCGATGAAATCGGCGCATTGTATGTACAGATACAGGATTACCTGCAAGATTGTCAACTTTATACTCCTGAATCCTATGCGCAATGGGAGCCCTTGGATAAAGCCGACCCTTGGCTGATTGCTGCCGCAAAGACCAACAATGCCATTATTGTCACCAATGAACGAGCGGTTCATCCGACCAAAAACCAGAAACTTAAGCGAGAACCTAAAATTCCGGATATAGCCGAGGAATTCCACGTTAAGACCATGACACTCCGAGAATTTTTTGATGCCAACGGTTTTCTCAAAAGAAAACCTTACCCGTTGCAACCTTCTTTTTAA
- a CDS encoding sensor histidine kinase, translating into MSDRGKDKSTENPSRFSINRKAPRRRFPKYSALIFALAFAFIIPDSAYVGHFVLMVLQPVLILLLYTAMVKAPKLFWQRAAALILIAVCIWSAPYLRHGGQLLTYIVIAEASILFNATFGYVAIMLSAVAMWLLSPMLNPLSSSRLPDSIATSIYILFAGVLFMVYTVQSEKLQRANEQLQDNIQQIESLTLSRERARMASEMHDSIGQQLTAIHYAHESAANATALATGLTETERATINKSIAKSDEIAEGALSEVRQMARALDPAAFGQTLTNESIGAMARSFRQTGLEMQTDITGEVSLLGPDEQTLLFRALQETLTNAVRHAHATKVRLAIAVGGHETTLRVEDDGPGIGVDDIDHGFGLAALRQRMEQIGGSLTLGESQSLGGASITVTIAKPNKRKSTKPSQSSNSDTAKHISKESGENNATTPTKGTDKS; encoded by the coding sequence ATGTCTGATCGCGGCAAAGACAAATCGACAGAAAATCCGTCGAGGTTCAGTATCAATCGGAAAGCGCCGCGCCGCCGATTTCCCAAGTATTCAGCGCTGATATTCGCTTTGGCATTTGCCTTTATCATTCCTGATTCGGCGTATGTGGGTCATTTCGTACTTATGGTTCTGCAACCGGTACTGATTCTGTTGCTGTATACCGCGATGGTCAAAGCGCCAAAACTGTTCTGGCAACGTGCAGCGGCGCTGATTCTGATTGCGGTCTGCATATGGTCGGCACCGTATCTGCGCCACGGCGGGCAACTGCTTACCTATATCGTCATAGCGGAAGCGTCGATCCTGTTCAATGCCACATTCGGGTACGTCGCCATCATGCTTTCCGCAGTAGCCATGTGGCTGCTCTCGCCGATGCTCAATCCCTTATCGAGCTCGCGTCTCCCCGATTCCATCGCCACGTCAATCTACATATTGTTCGCCGGAGTCCTCTTCATGGTCTACACCGTGCAATCGGAGAAACTGCAACGGGCGAACGAACAACTCCAAGACAATATACAGCAGATTGAGTCGCTGACCCTTTCGCGCGAACGGGCAAGGATGGCCAGCGAAATGCACGATTCCATAGGACAACAGCTCACTGCGATACACTATGCCCATGAATCCGCGGCAAACGCCACAGCACTCGCAACAGGCCTGACAGAAACAGAACGGGCAACGATCAACAAATCAATCGCCAAATCCGATGAAATCGCCGAAGGCGCCTTGTCCGAAGTCCGTCAGATGGCACGCGCCCTGGACCCGGCGGCGTTTGGTCAAACGCTCACCAACGAATCAATCGGCGCGATGGCACGCTCGTTCCGTCAGACCGGACTTGAGATGCAGACCGACATCACCGGAGAGGTCAGTCTGTTAGGCCCAGACGAACAAACATTGTTGTTTCGCGCTTTGCAGGAAACGCTGACCAATGCCGTACGCCACGCCCACGCCACCAAGGTACGACTTGCTATCGCCGTCGGCGGCCACGAGACAACTCTGCGCGTCGAGGACGATGGTCCGGGCATTGGTGTGGACGATATCGATCACGGCTTCGGCCTTGCGGCGTTGCGTCAGCGTATGGAACAAATCGGCGGAAGTCTGACCTTGGGAGAATCGCAATCGCTTGGCGGAGCCAGCATCACGGTGACCATTGCAAAACCGAACAAGAGGAAGTCAACGAAGCCATCACAATCGTCAAATTCGGATACTGCAAAACACATTTCCAAGGAAAGTGGAGAAAACAACGCAACGACGCCCACGAAAGGAACGGACAAGTCATGA
- a CDS encoding response regulator transcription factor: MSDAVESEATTTNRPIHLLIVDDQELILTGLAELVTYMPGVEVTAQSQSGQAVLQLPESTLNSIDVALVDARMPQMDGPELIAQLHDKYPDIKCILLTAFDEDDNLINSLKAGAVGYLLKDISTADLADAIHRAAEGGRIIGASATAHAMRLISQSGKQDDRNCDNAAFSADSDEQATSKRAARRFDIFSTAASHEFVSDKRTDGNMEADGDSYVVASDVSDIAHASSETRTLLAGLTPRNQQIALLIAQGHTNSEIADKLFLSPGTVKNHASHIFASLNVRNRTELTALLGGTLN; encoded by the coding sequence ATGAGCGATGCCGTCGAATCCGAAGCGACCACGACCAACCGGCCCATCCATCTGCTCATCGTGGATGATCAGGAGCTTATCCTCACGGGGCTCGCTGAACTCGTCACCTATATGCCCGGTGTGGAGGTGACCGCGCAATCACAAAGCGGTCAGGCGGTGCTTCAATTGCCAGAGAGCACACTCAACTCAATCGATGTTGCTCTGGTCGACGCGCGCATGCCGCAGATGGACGGACCGGAGCTAATCGCGCAATTGCATGACAAATATCCTGACATCAAATGCATTCTGCTCACCGCGTTCGATGAGGATGACAACCTGATCAATTCCTTGAAAGCCGGTGCTGTCGGCTATCTGCTCAAAGACATCTCCACAGCCGATCTCGCCGACGCCATCCACCGCGCAGCCGAGGGAGGCCGGATCATCGGCGCCAGCGCCACTGCTCACGCCATGCGTCTCATCTCGCAATCCGGCAAGCAGGACGATAGAAACTGCGATAATGCGGCTTTCTCGGCCGACTCCGATGAACAAGCCACAAGCAAAAGAGCCGCAAGAAGATTTGATATATTCTCTACCGCAGCTTCCCACGAATTTGTATCCGATAAGCGCACCGATGGAAATATGGAAGCCGATGGAGACTCCTATGTCGTAGCAAGTGACGTTTCCGACATCGCCCACGCCAGTTCGGAGACCCGCACATTGCTTGCCGGGCTTACACCACGAAACCAGCAGATCGCCCTGCTCATCGCCCAAGGCCACACCAATTCAGAGATTGCAGACAAGCTGTTTCTCTCCCCAGGAACGGTGAAAAACCACGCCAGCCACATCTTCGCCAGCCTCAACGTCCGCAACCGCACCGAACTGACCGCCCTGCTCGGCGGCACGTTGAACTGA
- a CDS encoding ABC transporter ATP-binding protein has translation MENENITSYATPTYPMQQQKRTREVLRAAGLFRDFGFRLGPIDLTVREGETVAVIGPSGCGKSSLLRAMAGMDKPTRGAVTFDGKVLAKLGEKKLAQLRASRFAFIFQDYMLLENLTIGENVALPASIRGERMGDDEMLRALACVGLADKPLDTPVTSLSGGQQQRVAIARALAIGADVLFADEPTGNLDPKARDEVIETIHASMRAGLKAALIVTHDPVVASSADRVVLMADGRIVREYGNGLSAPQIEDLLLGGRHE, from the coding sequence ATGGAAAACGAAAACATCACAAGCTATGCAACACCGACGTATCCCATGCAACAACAGAAAAGAACCAGAGAGGTTTTACGTGCCGCAGGTTTGTTCCGCGACTTCGGGTTCAGACTGGGACCGATCGACCTGACTGTTCGCGAAGGCGAGACGGTGGCGGTTATCGGTCCTTCAGGTTGCGGCAAGTCGTCACTGCTGCGGGCGATGGCCGGAATGGACAAACCCACCCGAGGCGCGGTGACGTTCGATGGCAAGGTGTTGGCCAAGCTTGGTGAGAAAAAACTGGCCCAACTGCGCGCCTCGCGCTTCGCATTCATTTTCCAGGACTACATGCTGCTCGAGAACCTGACTATCGGGGAGAACGTGGCATTGCCCGCTTCTATTCGCGGCGAGCGGATGGGTGACGACGAGATGCTGCGGGCTCTGGCATGCGTGGGGCTTGCCGATAAACCGCTGGACACGCCCGTCACCAGTCTTTCCGGCGGTCAGCAGCAACGTGTCGCCATCGCCAGGGCGCTCGCCATCGGTGCGGATGTGCTGTTCGCTGATGAGCCGACCGGCAACCTCGATCCGAAGGCACGAGATGAGGTCATCGAAACCATTCATGCCTCCATGCGGGCCGGGCTCAAGGCGGCGCTGATCGTCACGCACGATCCGGTGGTCGCCTCGTCGGCCGACCGTGTGGTGCTGATGGCTGATGGTCGGATCGTGCGCGAATATGGCAACGGGCTTTCCGCCCCGCAAATCGAGGATTTGTTGTTGGGAGGCCGTCATGAGTAA
- a CDS encoding ATP-binding protein, producing the protein MDSDKETPQTADNNDARQAADAFPTALPFDHRASANQNLSFEYAKPAFASAGLEWSDDNLVRLHLFDPEKQATNVALLLGDQCPYLVKCAVFEGDTKTNLTERQNVSGSVLNQIDATMMFLNQHNSENAWPEAALRESLVNAVLHRDYDKSGPILISIFDSSIEIVSPGGLVDGFEVNDLLNGVSESRNPWLAEVFEALHLSENYGTGVQRILDAYSQSLASPQLRVGPGSVAMILPKPVLDSAWPEPHITDENDEEPGNGTDNPDNDNPGEGSGKAKRYTFPLGGPHLFTTNPAEALVGSTVLAATPFSSVVFAGSKIWQLLNGNPDPKELAELPDSVKAQLQQWMVGRETNQLEIDALEQITKHLLSERKEAMSLREIQTELGTDSGELTNALEGLTEKGELKSVTCGETTKYSLPR; encoded by the coding sequence ATGGATTCGGACAAGGAAACGCCCCAGACCGCTGATAATAACGACGCTCGGCAAGCCGCTGACGCGTTTCCCACCGCGCTGCCTTTTGACCATCGTGCAAGCGCAAACCAAAATCTGAGCTTCGAATATGCAAAACCGGCGTTCGCTTCGGCTGGACTTGAGTGGTCCGACGACAACCTTGTTCGCTTGCACCTCTTTGACCCTGAAAAGCAAGCCACCAATGTAGCTCTATTGCTTGGCGACCAATGTCCGTACCTCGTCAAATGTGCGGTCTTCGAAGGCGACACCAAGACGAATCTGACCGAACGTCAGAATGTTTCAGGCTCTGTTTTAAACCAAATCGATGCCACGATGATGTTCCTGAACCAGCACAACTCTGAAAATGCATGGCCAGAGGCCGCGTTGCGCGAGTCGCTGGTCAACGCCGTTCTGCATCGGGATTACGACAAAAGCGGCCCGATTCTTATCAGCATCTTCGATTCGAGCATCGAAATCGTCTCGCCCGGTGGCCTGGTGGACGGCTTCGAGGTCAACGACCTCTTGAACGGGGTCAGCGAATCGCGCAACCCGTGGCTGGCCGAGGTGTTCGAGGCTCTGCACTTGAGCGAAAACTACGGAACCGGCGTGCAGCGTATCCTCGATGCCTATTCACAAAGCCTTGCCAGCCCGCAACTTCGCGTCGGCCCGGGCTCGGTGGCGATGATCCTGCCCAAGCCGGTACTCGATTCCGCATGGCCAGAGCCACATATCACCGACGAAAACGACGAAGAACCAGGAAACGGAACGGATAATCCCGATAACGATAATCCGGGCGAAGGTTCCGGCAAAGCCAAGCGCTATACATTCCCGCTGGGCGGTCCGCACCTCTTCACCACCAACCCCGCCGAAGCGCTTGTCGGAAGCACAGTGCTTGCCGCGACCCCATTCTCGTCCGTGGTTTTCGCGGGCAGCAAGATCTGGCAGCTCCTGAACGGCAACCCCGACCCGAAGGAACTGGCCGAACTCCCGGATAGCGTCAAAGCGCAATTGCAGCAATGGATGGTCGGCAGGGAAACGAATCAACTCGAGATTGATGCGCTCGAGCAAATCACCAAGCATCTGCTGTCGGAGCGGAAAGAGGCCATGAGCCTGCGTGAAATCCAAACCGAGCTCGGCACCGATTCCGGAGAACTCACCAACGCACTTGAGGGGCTCACAGAAAAAGGCGAGTTGAAGAGCGTCACTTGCGGCGAAACAACAAAATACTCGCTGCCGCGTTAA
- a CDS encoding SLC13 family permease, which translates to MRKWIVKELKNDTILVVATILAIISCFIVPPDRQYLGYIHLNTIAQLVCLMLVVCGFQRIGVFHIIGTKLLEHVHTESALVIALVSLTFFSAIFITNDVALVTFIPFAISVLVMAKMEDKAILVATLMTIGANTGSMLTPVGNAHNLYLKSVSKMPTSEFLTVMGPFSLASAILLLIVILIVFRRRDSQADFAGLGRKGIEQSLFAPQSDQQPDEVRVLNYGAGYGGWRSIVYVALFLICIFTVSGSIPLWLMCVLVFGAFLICDRRAFLKVDWSLPLTFVMFFIFIGNMRRVPEFSNFVASIVNQHPMEVAVASSQLISNVPTSILLSGFCSQWRELIIGTNLGGLGTLIASMASLISYQQIARKYPDKKGRYLLVYTAVNVLFLAVLLGLALIIN; encoded by the coding sequence ATGCGCAAGTGGATCGTCAAGGAACTGAAAAACGACACCATTTTGGTGGTGGCGACGATACTCGCCATCATTTCGTGTTTCATCGTTCCCCCGGATCGCCAGTACCTTGGCTATATCCACCTCAACACCATCGCCCAGCTGGTCTGCCTCATGCTTGTGGTCTGCGGCTTCCAGCGCATCGGCGTTTTCCATATCATCGGCACCAAACTGCTCGAACACGTGCACACCGAAAGTGCGTTGGTGATTGCGCTGGTTTCCCTGACGTTCTTCTCCGCGATTTTCATCACCAATGACGTTGCTCTGGTCACGTTCATTCCTTTCGCCATTTCGGTGCTAGTAATGGCGAAAATGGAGGACAAGGCCATTCTTGTGGCCACATTGATGACCATCGGTGCCAACACCGGCAGTATGCTGACACCCGTTGGCAACGCCCATAATCTTTATCTCAAGTCCGTCTCCAAGATGCCGACTTCGGAGTTCCTTACAGTAATGGGGCCGTTCTCCTTGGCTTCGGCAATCCTGTTGCTTATCGTTATTTTGATTGTGTTCCGTCGTCGCGATAGCCAGGCGGATTTTGCTGGGCTCGGGCGCAAGGGCATCGAGCAATCCCTGTTTGCGCCGCAAAGCGACCAGCAGCCCGACGAGGTCCGCGTGCTCAACTACGGGGCAGGCTACGGCGGCTGGCGTTCAATCGTTTATGTCGCCCTGTTCCTTATCTGCATTTTCACTGTCAGCGGGTCGATTCCGCTGTGGCTCATGTGCGTGCTGGTGTTCGGTGCGTTCCTGATCTGCGACCGTCGCGCGTTCCTCAAGGTCGACTGGAGCCTGCCGCTCACCTTCGTCATGTTCTTCATCTTCATCGGCAACATGCGCCGCGTGCCGGAATTCTCGAATTTCGTGGCGTCAATCGTCAACCAGCATCCGATGGAAGTCGCTGTCGCCTCCAGCCAGCTGATCAGCAACGTGCCCACCTCCATCCTGCTTTCCGGCTTCTGCAGCCAGTGGCGCGAGCTGATCATCGGCACAAATCTTGGCGGCTTGGGCACGTTGATTGCCTCGATGGCCTCGCTGATTTCCTACCAGCAGATCGCGCGTAAATACCCGGACAAGAAGGGCCGTTATCTGCTTGTGTATACTGCGGTCAATGTCCTGTTTTTGGCGGTATTGCTGGGATTGGCGCTCATTATCAACTGA
- the dnaG gene encoding DNA primase, producing MAGMILKQDVEKVRATADLYDIVSSTVTLKAAGTGTFMGLCPFHDEKTPSFSVRPSLGVWHCFGCGLGGDVFAYVEHRENIDFREAVELLADKYHIELHYEKSDGGREEHHGSKRARLLEANEEAQRFFVSQIMTPEALAARKLLGGRNFSQADCQRFGCGYAPQGWDNLVRHLAGKGFTQQEMLDAGLARQGQRGIYDYFRGRATWPIRDSTGRTLGFGARKLYDDDNINAKYINTPDTQLYRKTQVLYGIDLAKSSIVKKRQAVIVEGYTDVMACHLAGIDTAVATCGTAFGEDHAKIIRRLISDDSLGAVQLVGPLKVEGQSLSSRIVFTFDGDAAGQKAAIHAFGLDSAFLSQTFVAVADNNLDPCDLRIQQGNEAVRSLIDHARPLYDFVIDTAIARFDTSYTTGQMGAVKAVAPLIAQIRDRSLLDIYTRKATRRIGVDLDIMRREVNSARRQLHVRDDDAYAPKRRGGNAFEARNRNNENTYANPAARKALQHRDASDQAYFRVDDAVFICEQQFMAVLIQVPRAIDVNSFAQLTLADFMTPVFRTLFQAIAAAGGLPSNSTPQGLWMHNLTKAGGPMLEQVINELAVMPLPLPGGDDQNGNANEANVGGAGAGANGADTPNPAAAQLRAPTPEEQRYAAELTARLLDVGYMRRIGAAKRKMAQMPDGEGKIRILGEITNMEAARKDLQAQVYGNAVA from the coding sequence ATGGCTGGAATGATTCTCAAACAGGACGTGGAAAAGGTTCGTGCCACGGCGGACCTCTATGACATCGTCTCCTCGACGGTGACGCTCAAAGCCGCGGGTACCGGTACTTTCATGGGCCTTTGCCCCTTCCATGACGAGAAGACGCCCAGCTTCAGCGTCCGTCCTTCGCTGGGTGTTTGGCACTGTTTCGGTTGCGGTCTCGGCGGGGACGTCTTCGCTTACGTCGAGCATCGGGAGAACATCGACTTCCGCGAGGCCGTGGAACTTCTGGCCGACAAATACCATATCGAACTGCATTACGAAAAAAGCGATGGCGGCAGGGAGGAGCATCACGGTTCCAAACGTGCACGCTTGCTCGAAGCGAATGAGGAAGCGCAGCGTTTCTTCGTCTCCCAAATCATGACGCCGGAGGCGCTCGCGGCACGAAAGCTTTTGGGCGGACGTAATTTCAGCCAGGCCGATTGCCAGCGTTTCGGCTGTGGCTATGCCCCTCAAGGTTGGGATAACCTTGTCCGTCACTTGGCCGGCAAAGGCTTCACCCAGCAGGAGATGCTCGACGCCGGGCTCGCACGTCAGGGCCAGCGCGGCATTTACGACTATTTCCGCGGCCGCGCCACATGGCCAATCCGTGATTCCACGGGGCGTACGCTCGGCTTCGGCGCTCGCAAGCTTTACGATGATGACAATATCAATGCCAAATACATCAACACTCCCGACACCCAGCTTTACCGCAAAACTCAGGTGCTTTACGGCATCGATCTGGCCAAATCCAGCATCGTCAAAAAGCGACAGGCCGTCATCGTCGAAGGCTATACCGACGTGATGGCTTGTCATCTGGCCGGAATCGACACCGCCGTGGCCACCTGCGGCACTGCGTTCGGCGAAGACCACGCCAAAATCATCCGTCGCCTGATTTCCGACGATTCTTTGGGTGCCGTCCAACTGGTCGGACCATTGAAGGTGGAAGGGCAATCACTGAGCTCGCGTATCGTCTTCACCTTCGACGGCGACGCGGCGGGGCAGAAGGCGGCAATCCATGCTTTCGGTCTCGATTCGGCGTTCCTCTCACAGACGTTCGTGGCCGTCGCCGACAACAATCTCGACCCCTGTGACCTGCGCATCCAGCAGGGCAACGAGGCCGTGCGCTCGCTGATCGATCACGCGAGACCGCTTTATGATTTCGTTATCGACACTGCCATCGCTCGTTTCGACACGTCCTATACCACGGGCCAGATGGGTGCGGTAAAAGCCGTTGCTCCATTGATTGCGCAAATCAGGGACCGTTCCTTGCTTGATATCTACACCCGCAAAGCCACCCGCCGTATCGGCGTGGATCTTGACATCATGCGCCGTGAGGTCAACAGTGCACGTCGTCAGCTGCACGTGCGTGACGACGATGCCTATGCGCCCAAACGTCGGGGCGGAAACGCTTTCGAAGCACGTAATCGCAACAATGAAAACACGTACGCGAACCCTGCCGCGCGCAAGGCCCTGCAGCACCGCGATGCCTCCGATCAGGCCTACTTCCGCGTGGACGACGCGGTATTCATCTGCGAGCAGCAGTTCATGGCCGTGCTCATTCAGGTGCCGCGCGCCATCGATGTCAATTCATTCGCGCAACTCACGCTCGCCGATTTCATGACTCCGGTTTTCCGCACGTTGTTCCAGGCGATTGCTGCGGCAGGTGGTCTGCCAAGCAACAGCACGCCACAGGGACTTTGGATGCACAATCTCACCAAGGCAGGCGGGCCGATGCTCGAGCAGGTCATCAACGAGCTGGCGGTCATGCCACTGCCGTTGCCGGGTGGCGATGACCAGAACGGCAACGCCAACGAAGCGAATGTTGGGGGAGCAGGCGCAGGTGCCAACGGTGCCGATACGCCCAACCCGGCAGCCGCCCAGCTTCGTGCGCCGACTCCGGAAGAGCAGCGCTATGCCGCGGAACTGACCGCGCGTCTCCTCGATGTCGGCTATATGCGTCGAATCGGTGCCGCGAAGCGAAAAATGGCGCAGATGCCTGACGGCGAGGGAAAAATCAGGATTTTGGGAGAGATCACCAATATGGAGGCGGCCAGAAAGGATTTGCAGGCCCAGGTTTACGGCAATGCCGTAGCCTGA
- a CDS encoding deoxyguanosinetriphosphate triphosphohydrolase, which yields METADGEEVLADEGYDAFDEERWAPEPPKSQSRTAFQRDRARLIHSSALRRLGAKSQILVAGTDDFARTRLTHTLEVAQIGRQIGSMLGCDPDVVDCACLAHDLGHPPFGHNGERVLADIASGIGGFEGNAQTLRLLTRLEPKIFHPDGRSAGVNLTRASLDAAVKYPWTLAEAPQHPKGERSLKFCVYPDDVDVFNWLKTGAPKDAKPMECQVMDLSDDIAYSVHDVEDAIATGAFNPLALADSRVLDGIVEITREWYGQQWDPDELLEALHRLKKRHMFPSHFNGSRQALAQLKNITSSLIGRFAGSVEQATREQYGQGPLTRYSANVVIPDETNYEIVALKGIAVYFVMAPREREPLYDQERQIVADLVDVLMANSPRPSDALETVFLEDWNESTNDDERLRVAIDQVASLTDGSAMTLHSLIC from the coding sequence ATGGAAACAGCTGATGGCGAGGAAGTGCTGGCCGACGAAGGCTATGATGCCTTTGACGAAGAACGCTGGGCTCCCGAGCCACCGAAATCCCAATCCCGCACCGCTTTCCAACGCGATCGTGCCCGTCTCATCCATTCCTCGGCCTTGCGTAGGCTTGGCGCGAAAAGTCAGATTCTGGTGGCCGGAACCGATGATTTTGCTCGAACAAGATTGACGCATACGCTTGAGGTCGCACAAATTGGCCGTCAAATAGGCTCGATGCTCGGTTGCGACCCGGACGTGGTCGATTGTGCCTGCTTGGCCCACGACCTCGGCCATCCGCCCTTCGGACACAACGGTGAGCGGGTGTTGGCGGACATCGCTTCCGGAATCGGCGGTTTCGAAGGCAATGCACAGACCTTGCGATTGCTGACGCGGCTTGAACCGAAAATCTTCCATCCTGATGGACGCTCCGCAGGTGTCAACCTCACTCGCGCCTCGCTCGATGCGGCGGTCAAATATCCTTGGACGCTCGCCGAGGCTCCACAGCACCCGAAGGGGGAGCGCAGTCTGAAATTCTGCGTCTATCCCGATGATGTCGACGTATTCAATTGGCTTAAAACCGGGGCGCCGAAAGACGCCAAGCCGATGGAATGCCAGGTCATGGACCTTTCCGACGACATCGCCTACAGCGTGCACGACGTTGAGGATGCCATCGCCACGGGCGCTTTCAACCCGCTTGCCTTGGCCGATTCGCGGGTGCTCGACGGCATTGTGGAAATCACCCGTGAATGGTATGGGCAGCAATGGGATCCTGATGAGCTGCTGGAAGCGTTGCATCGTCTGAAGAAGCGGCACATGTTCCCCTCGCATTTCAACGGATCGCGACAGGCGCTGGCACAGTTGAAAAACATCACCAGCTCGCTGATCGGCCGGTTCGCCGGTTCCGTGGAACAGGCGACACGCGAACAATACGGGCAGGGCCCGCTGACACGTTACAGTGCCAACGTCGTCATCCCCGACGAGACCAATTACGAGATCGTCGCGCTCAAGGGCATTGCGGTTTACTTCGTCATGGCGCCGCGGGAGCGCGAGCCGTTGTACGATCAGGAGCGGCAGATTGTCGCCGATTTGGTCGACGTGCTGATGGCCAATTCGCCGCGTCCTTCCGATGCGTTGGAAACCGTCTTCCTTGAAGACTGGAACGAGTCCACCAACGATGACGAGCGTCTGCGTGTGGCCATCGACCAGGTGGCCAGCTTGACCGACGGTTCCGCGATGACCCTGCATTCCCTGATTTGCTGA